From a region of the Cyanobacteriota bacterium genome:
- a CDS encoding chlorophyll a/b-binding protein: MTRGVVTEEGGRQNIYAIEPTVYVAQDSGMGFTKRAETLNGRLAMIGFVSAILLEVITGHGVLGFLANLSNVQ; the protein is encoded by the coding sequence ATGACTAGAGGTGTTGTTACCGAAGAGGGCGGTCGCCAAAACATTTATGCCATTGAGCCTACTGTTTATGTGGCGCAGGACTCTGGTATGGGTTTCACTAAGCGTGCTGAGACTCTAAATGGTCGTTTGGCTATGATTGGCTTTGTGTCTGCCATACTGCTGGAAGTGATTACTGGCCATGGTGTCCTGGGGTTTTTGGCAAACCTGTCTAACGTTCAATAA
- a CDS encoding 4-hydroxy-3-methylbut-2-enyl diphosphate reductase, translated as MDTKAFKRSLQQSENYHRKGFGHGAEVTGVMQTEYQSSLVQQIRDNGYTLTQGNVTIRLAEAFGFCWGVERAVAMAYETRTHFPNDRIWITNEIIHNPLVNQKLQDMQVQFIEVENGVKDFSKIAAGDVVILPAFGASVQEMQLLRDRGCTIVDTTCPWVAKVWNTVEKHKKVNYTSIIHGKYNHEETIATSSFADKYLIVLNLQQAQYVCDYILHGGNKAEFMAKFQRACSAGFDPDRDLERVGIANQTTMLKSETEQIGKLFEHTMMRKYGPDVLNQHFLSFNTICDATQERQDAMTQLVDEPLDVMVVIGGFNSSNTTHLQEIAIERGIPSYHIDSADRILEGNRIQHKPLGRDLEITPAWLPAGPITVGITSGASTPDKIVADVVEKIMAEKNRA; from the coding sequence GTACCAGAGTAGCCTAGTGCAGCAAATTCGAGACAATGGTTACACTCTCACCCAAGGTAATGTCACTATTCGCCTAGCGGAAGCCTTTGGCTTTTGCTGGGGAGTGGAGCGTGCTGTTGCCATGGCCTACGAAACCCGCACCCATTTCCCCAACGATCGCATTTGGATCACCAACGAGATCATCCATAACCCACTGGTGAACCAAAAGTTGCAGGACATGCAAGTCCAGTTTATTGAAGTTGAGAATGGTGTAAAGGACTTTTCTAAAATTGCGGCAGGTGATGTTGTGATTTTGCCTGCCTTTGGGGCTAGTGTGCAAGAGATGCAACTGCTTAGAGACCGAGGCTGCACGATCGTTGACACCACCTGTCCTTGGGTTGCCAAAGTTTGGAATACTGTCGAAAAACACAAAAAAGTAAACTACACCTCTATCATTCACGGTAAATATAACCATGAGGAAACCATTGCCACTAGTTCCTTTGCTGACAAGTACTTGATCGTGCTTAACCTGCAACAGGCCCAGTACGTCTGCGACTACATTCTGCACGGGGGTAACAAAGCCGAATTCATGGCCAAGTTCCAACGCGCTTGTTCTGCTGGATTTGACCCCGATCGCGACCTAGAGAGAGTTGGTATTGCCAACCAGACTACCATGCTCAAAAGTGAAACAGAGCAGATTGGCAAGCTGTTCGAGCACACCATGATGCGTAAGTACGGCCCTGATGTATTGAATCAGCATTTCCTCAGCTTCAACACGATTTGTGATGCCACCCAAGAGCGGCAAGATGCCATGACGCAGCTAGTAGACGAGCCATTAGACGTGATGGTAGTGATCGGTGGATTTAACTCGTCAAACACCACCCACTTGCAGGAAATTGCCATCGAGCGGGGAATTCCGTCCTATCACATTGATAGTGCCGATCGCATTTTAGAAGGCAATCGCATTCAACACAAACCCCTTGGCAGAGACTTAGAGATCACCCCAGCTTGGTTGCCAGCAGGCCCAATTACTGTAGGTATTACCTCGGGTGCCTCAACCCCTGACAAAATCGTGGCGGATGTGGTGGAAAAAATCATGGCTGAAAAAAACCGGGCGTAA